The genomic window GCCTCCTGGTTTTTTAATTTGCAGGCAATAGTCATTGTTTTTGTATTTGACTATGCGATAGCAAAAATCGCCTTGGTCTTGTTCGGTGTTTAATTCTAATAACATTGGGTGGCGTGGGCCTTGTACGCCAAAACCTACATCAATTAAATAGCGCTGCTCATTTATGGTTACTAAGGTAATACGGTGGGTTCGCGGGGCTTCTATATCTTTATTCATTACTACTTTTGCTAACAGTAGCTCTACTTTAAAGCCAATATTTTGCAGTACATGATACGCAAGTTTATTTTGCTCAAAGCAGTAGCCGCCCAGCTTCTTGCGCAATATTTTTTCTGCAATAACTTCTATAGCCAAGGGGATTTCTTGCTTAAGTAAAACAGCAAGGTTATTAAAACTAAAAAATGCTATGTGGTTACTTTGAATATTTTGCAGCAACTGCAACGTGGGTTTGGCCGTTACGGGTAAACCTAAAGCGTTTAGGTAGCTTGTTGTGGTTGGGCCTAAATGCATGACGCTCTTCCTTGCAGGGGGCTGCGAATTGAAGAGCTAATTAACCAGTGTGGTTTGCTAATGTCAATGTATTTGGTGAGTTTTTAGGGGTATCTAGAAAGGATACTCTAGCGCGTGTAAGCGCTAGAGTAGGGTGGTAGGTGGCTTATTTATTAAGCTGTAAAACAACTACGGCTTTAGCGGGTAGCTTAACGGTAAGGGTTTTGCCGTTTTTGCTAATGCTGTAGTCGCTTTGGTTAAGTGCGCGTGGCTGCACATTGTTTGGCTTGTCGAAGGTGTTATGCGCATCCATTTTTTGGCTGGTAAGTAATTCACCAGTAATGGTTTTTACCTTGATGCCTTGTAGTGCAATGCTCACTTCTTCCGCTTCGTTTGGGTTAAGGTTAACAAGTGAAACTACAATATTGCCATTTGGGGTTTTAGCTGCCGAGGCCGAGAACCCTGGTACGGTAGTTTTATGTGCGCTGTAGTCGCGCTGGCCTTTTATATCTAACGGTATATGGGTAGCATCTTGAAATGGTATGTACATCTTAAAAACGTGATACGTGGGTGTGAGCAACATTTTTTCGTTGTCGGTCAGTATCATTGCCTGTAGTACGTTTACCATTTGGGCGATGTTCGCCATGTGTAAGCGGTCGGCATAGTTGTGGAATATATTTAAGTTTACTGCTGCTACTATGGCGTCGCGCACGGTATTTTGTTGGTATAAAAAGCCGGGGTTTGTACCGGGCTCTGCATCGTACCACGTACCCCATTCATCTAAATACAACCCTATATTGCCTTCGGGGTTATTCTTTTTAAGAATACCCGTTTGAGTTGCAAGGTAGCTGTCTATTTTCAATGTGCGCTCAAGGGTAAGAATCCATTCTTTTTCATCAAAGCCTGTAGCCGCACCTTTTATGCTCCAGTCGCTGGTGGGTAAGGTGTAGTAGTGGTGGCTTATACCATCTATATTATTTTTGAGCTTACTTAGTGGCGTTGTCCAAGTTTCGTCATCATCATACGAGCCGCTTGCAACTAACTTCGGGCGCTTAGCGCCAGTGGCTTTAACAAAAGTGGAAAAATGACGATATAAATTGGTGTAGTACTCGGGCGTTAAGTTGCCACCGCAACCCCAAGATTCATTACCCACACCCCAAAAGGCCACTTCCCAAGGCTCTTCGCGGCCATTTTTTTTGCGCTCTGCCACTACAGTAGAGTTGGAGTTGGAAACAATATATTCCAGCCATTCGGCCATTTCTTGTGGTGAGCCAGTGCCTAGGTTACCTGCCACATAGGCTTCGGTATTAAGTAGCTCAACTAATTCGAAGAATTCGTGAGTACCAAAGGTATTGGGTTCTTCCACACCGCCCCAGTGGGTATTTACGCGGATAGGGCGTTGCTCACGTGGGCCAATGCCATCACGCCAGCGATATTCGTCGGCAAAGCAGCCACCGGGCCATCTTATAACAGGTACTTGTAGCTCTTGCAGGGCTTTGATTACATCGTTACGAAAGCCGTTTTTGTTGGGTATTGGGGAGTCTTCGCCCACCCATATGCCGCCGTATATGCCGCTGCCAAGGTGCTCTGCGAATTGGCCGTAGATATATTTACTTATGGTTTCGCCTGTGTTTTGTGGGTTTAGGCTAACTTTCACATCGGCCCAGCTTGTTAGCGGGGCAACTATAGCGGCTACGGTAAGGGCAACTTTTTTGAGGTGGTTTGTTGTTTTATTAGTTGTTTTCACACTTAGGGTTGAAGCTGGGTTCATAAATACACCATTTTGTTATTTAATATGATAATTGGTGGAGAGGGTATTTGAACCTAATAGCGAGGTAGAAGCAAGGGGGAGTAGGGGTTTTTAGCGCCGCAGGAGCCCCAGCGGCGGAATAGAATTTAATCTATAAAGTATTCTGGGTGCTCGGCAGGTATAACTGTAAGTATTTTATATACCTCGCGCATATGCGTAGACATAGCCTCTTGGGCTTTGTTGGCGTCACCAGCTTTAATGGCTTTAACAATGGCTTTGTGCTGTGCTAGCACGCGTTTAAATTGCCCGGCTTCTTGAAGGCTTAGATTTCTTACCCTATCCATATGGGCTTTTTCTGCTTCAATTAAGCTGCCAACACGCGCGTACTGTGTGTGCTGCGCAAGCATTTGATGGAACTCATCATCGAGCTTTTGAAAGGTGATGGAATCGTCTTCATCGGCAGCTTTGGATTGCGCTTCAATAATTGCTTGGCAAGCTTCTACTAATTCTTCGGTAACGTTAGATGCTAAATCGGCTGCTACAGCGACTTCTAAGGCTTCGCGTATAAACCTAGCCTCGAGAATTTTTTGCGTACTGAACTTGGTTACATATGTACCGCGTTGGGGTAACACCTCTACAAAACCTATGTTCGATAATTTAATTAGCGCTTCACGAACGGGGGTTCGGCTAACACCAAACTGCTCTGCTAGGCTGGTTTCTGCAATCATTTGGCCCGGGCGTAATTCCATGCTTACGATGGCGTCGCGCAGGTATTCGAATATTTGGCCTGAAGCGGGGCGGTCGTAATTAATTTTAGTATTTTTGATCATTGCAAATCCAAAGTAGTTCTACAGTTGCAGCCTATGTTGCGACTTTTCATTGAGTATAAAAAATTACTCATCAAGGCTTAGTCAAATTGACAATAATGCGTTGCGGAGTTTGATGTGTTTTAGCCGGTTTTCTGTATGAGTTTTCAATTTGATGAAAGCGGTTACAAACTGGGCGTTTTAGCGTAAAGCGGCATTTTATACCCTGTTTAGGGCTAGAAAACAACGTGCCGTATCGCTTGGGGTATTATTTGAAATGGGGGGTAATTGCTGATTTGGGGGCGCAAAAGTATCGCCCCGTTAAGTTGTAACAAGATGTTAGGAGGTTTGTTTTTTGTTTTGAACTGGCGAAAGCCCTAAAAAGTATGCGATTAACGCGTAGGTAAAGTAAGTAAACCAACCCGCGAAAATTACATCACTTAAAAAGTGGCCACCTTGAATTATGCGGGTAAAACCAACAATTGCGCCCATAGTAAAACCGGCAATAAGCCATTGTTTGCGTCGCCCCAGCCATGCAAAGGCTAACCAGTAAAAGCCAATAGCAGCGTGGCCACTCACAAAAGAGCAGTTCTTTTTGCATTCGCCAGAGTAGTGAAACACCGGTGTCCAGGTAAATTCGCCACCAAACTCTTGAATATGTACGGGGCGTGGCCTGCCCAGTGAATTATCTTTAAGTATGGTGTTTACCAAAATACCCGGCCCAAGTATTAACGAAAGCAATAAAAATACTGTGGCTTTGCGTTTTACTGGTTGTTTGCGCACGCTAAAAAACACAATGGCAGCTATAAAACCAAGCAGGTATAAAAAGTGGACTCGGGCAAAAAACCAGTAAATAGCACGTACTATTGGGTAGTCGTTTGCATAGAAGCGCCCATTTTCATAAAAAGCAGAAGCGACTATTAAATCCAGTTGTGGCCACGCTAAGAATACTACTACGCAGGCCAAAAATGCCCAGGTTTCGGGGCGGCGTAAAAGCGTGTTAAACAATGTATTAATTTGCATCATCAACCTCGCTTTGTGCACTAGCTGGGTAACCGTTAAAGCCCACAAGTAGGTACACATAAACCTTCATTGGCATATCTGCGTAGGGGGCGGCGTTAATTTCGGTAAGCTTTGTTACTTTGTTAAAACTATTAGCCGTTTCTTGGGGTAGTGGTGCGCGGGTAGCAAAAATAAATTGTTGATTGCTAAACGCTGGCCCTTGCCACTCACGCAGGTTAACTTTTAGGTCGTAATAGTCACGAATATTATTTTGGTTTGGATTCCAGCGAGCAAACTCGAAACTACCCGGGGCGGCGTAGTAGCCTAAATAGGCCAAAATATCTCTGGATTCGCTCGCGAGCTTAGCGCTTGGGTATTGCGCTAGTATGGGCTTTAACTGTGCGCCCAATTCATTCCAACCTGCCACACGGTGGTAGGGGTCGTTCTTTTTACTTGGTGTTATATCTAACGCATTAAGCATTTGTGGGAAATGGAAAAAAGCCGATAGCAAAAGTAAATGCGCAACCGCGCCACGCGCGAGCCATGTTTTACTAAGAGCATTGCCAGAGCCTGCTTGGTATTGCAGTTGGTTGGCTCGGCACAGTACAGCAACAAGCAGCGAGCCGCCAATCATCCAAGGGCCAGCCCAATTGGCAAACGCTCTAGAAATAAATGCCTGCAGTGAAATAGCAACCAAAATAGTAAAAGTTGTAAATACCAAGGCCTGCCAATACTCCGTTTTTATAACGGCGGTTGTGCTGGCTTTGCCTAGCCATAATCTTAGGCCTAAATAGCTCCATACTGGCCCAAATATAAGCAGTTGTGTTGCCAGAAAAACAAATAGTGAGCTAAAGCTAACGGTATTCTCGGAGGCCTGAGAAATTTCTTGCGTGTGATGTAGTGCTACCCAGCCATTGGTCATGTTCCAATAAATATTTAAGCCAAATACGCAACCGGCAACTATAGCGGCAGCCCACGGGCCAGCCGTTAATAGGCGAGGGCGAGTGTTTGCGTTAAACAGTAGGAATAAAAATAACCCCAAGGGCAGGGCGCCCATGGTGTATTTACTTAGCATGCC from Saccharophagus degradans 2-40 includes these protein-coding regions:
- a CDS encoding arylamine N-acetyltransferase family protein, with the translated sequence MHLGPTTTSYLNALGLPVTAKPTLQLLQNIQSNHIAFFSFNNLAVLLKQEIPLAIEVIAEKILRKKLGGYCFEQNKLAYHVLQNIGFKVELLLAKVVMNKDIEAPRTHRITLVTINEQRYLIDVGFGVQGPRHPMLLELNTEQDQGDFCYRIVKYKNNDYCLQIKKPGGYFNLYHFDLGHYTNADCEIGHFYSHKHPNATFACNLVAGRRLYGEYYSLVNKELRHYQNGKETTTTIQTATQLNSILKEHFLLQPQASDVEKIYQSL
- a CDS encoding alpha-N-arabinofuranosidase; the encoded protein is MNPASTLSVKTTNKTTNHLKKVALTVAAIVAPLTSWADVKVSLNPQNTGETISKYIYGQFAEHLGSGIYGGIWVGEDSPIPNKNGFRNDVIKALQELQVPVIRWPGGCFADEYRWRDGIGPREQRPIRVNTHWGGVEEPNTFGTHEFFELVELLNTEAYVAGNLGTGSPQEMAEWLEYIVSNSNSTVVAERKKNGREEPWEVAFWGVGNESWGCGGNLTPEYYTNLYRHFSTFVKATGAKRPKLVASGSYDDDETWTTPLSKLKNNIDGISHHYYTLPTSDWSIKGAATGFDEKEWILTLERTLKIDSYLATQTGILKKNNPEGNIGLYLDEWGTWYDAEPGTNPGFLYQQNTVRDAIVAAVNLNIFHNYADRLHMANIAQMVNVLQAMILTDNEKMLLTPTYHVFKMYIPFQDATHIPLDIKGQRDYSAHKTTVPGFSASAAKTPNGNIVVSLVNLNPNEAEEVSIALQGIKVKTITGELLTSQKMDAHNTFDKPNNVQPRALNQSDYSISKNGKTLTVKLPAKAVVVLQLNK
- a CDS encoding GntR family transcriptional regulator → MIKNTKINYDRPASGQIFEYLRDAIVSMELRPGQMIAETSLAEQFGVSRTPVREALIKLSNIGFVEVLPQRGTYVTKFSTQKILEARFIREALEVAVAADLASNVTEELVEACQAIIEAQSKAADEDDSITFQKLDDEFHQMLAQHTQYARVGSLIEAEKAHMDRVRNLSLQEAGQFKRVLAQHKAIVKAIKAGDANKAQEAMSTHMREVYKILTVIPAEHPEYFID
- a CDS encoding phosphatase PAP2 family protein, yielding MMQINTLFNTLLRRPETWAFLACVVVFLAWPQLDLIVASAFYENGRFYANDYPIVRAIYWFFARVHFLYLLGFIAAIVFFSVRKQPVKRKATVFLLLSLILGPGILVNTILKDNSLGRPRPVHIQEFGGEFTWTPVFHYSGECKKNCSFVSGHAAIGFYWLAFAWLGRRKQWLIAGFTMGAIVGFTRIIQGGHFLSDVIFAGWFTYFTYALIAYFLGLSPVQNKKQTS